In Aspergillus nidulans FGSC A4 chromosome II, a single window of DNA contains:
- the gem1 gene encoding ERMES complex Ca(2+)-binding regulatory GTPase GEM1 (transcript_id=CADANIAT00004505), with translation MLCCMRICVCGDEGTGKSSLITSLVKGVFVTNKIQPILPQITIPPTIGTPENVTTTTVVDTSAVPQERSNLAREIRKSNVILLVYSDHYSYERVALFWLPYFRSLGVNVPVVLCANKSDLAADHTETQVIEDEMLPLMSEFKEIDSCIRTSAREHRNVNEAFFLCQKAVTHPIAPLFDAKESALKPAAVAALQRIFYLSDKDRDGYLSDKEIKDFQMRCFEKPLSEEDLVHIKETIQKTHPDSVTPSGIDCRGFIHLNKMYAEKGRHETVWIILRAFQYTDSLSLQESYLHPKFEVPPFASAELSPEGYRFFVNLFLLSDKDNDGGLNDAELASLFAPTPGLPPSWADGSFPSCTVRNEAGHVTLQGWLAQWSMTTFTSPKTTLEYLAYLGFESSDRSNPSTTAALKVTRPRKRRKRPGRVGRNVVLGHIVGAPGSGKSALLDAFLSRGFSTTYHPTIQPRTAVNTVELPGGKQCYLIMDELGELEPAILENQAKLLDQCDVIVYTYDSSDPDSFAYIPALRAKYPHLEELPSVYIALKADLDRTTQRAEHQPHEYTALLNMPGPPLHVSVTWSSIQEVFVHIAEAAMEPSTAFPRSEEDVEGKWMSWGIALGAVVCAGAAAVMIWRRVSGSGV, from the exons ATGCTCTGTTGCA TGCGAATTTGTGTTTGCGGGGATGAGGGAACTGGAAAGTCCAGCCTTATTACCTCCCTCGTAAAAGGCGTGTTTGTGACGAACAAGATCCAGCCCATTCTGCCACAGATCACTATCCCTCCTACCATTGGAACCCCCGAGAATGTTACAACGACAACGGTGGTCGATACCTCTGCTGTGCCGCAAGAACGGAGCAACTTGGCTAGAGAAATTCGGAAATCGAACGTGATATTGCTTGTCTATTCTGATCACTATAGCTATGAGAGGGTTGCGCTTTTCTGGCTGCCCTATTTCCGCTCTCTCGGCGTGAATGTGCCTGTCGTGCTGTGTGCCAACAAGTCCGATCTTGCTGCCGATCATACCGAGACGCAAGTCATCGAGGACGAGATGTTGCCGTTGATGTCAGAGTTCAAGGAAATCGATTCATGCATTCGGACCAGTGCCCGAGAACATCGTAATGTCAACGAGGCCTTTTTCCTTTGCCAGAAAGCGGTCACACACCCTATCGCACCCCTATTCGATGCAAAGGAATCAGCCTTAAAACCGGCGGCTGTCGCCGCGTTACAACGCATCTTCTACCTCAGTGATAAAGACCGGGACGGTTATCTCTCAGATAAAGAGATAAAGGATTTTCAGATGAGGTGTTTTGAGAAACCTCtgagcgaagaagacttgGTCCATATAAAAGAGACAATTCAGAAAACACATCCTGACTCTGTGACGCCGTCCGGGATAGATTGCCGGGGATTTATTCATCTGAACAAGATGTATGCCGAGAAAGGACGCCATGAAACAGTTTGGATCATACTTCGCGCATTTCAGTACACCGATAGCCTTTCGTTGCAAGAGAGCTATCTCCACCCAAAGTTTGAGGTGCCTCCGTTTGCATCAGCGGAATTGTCTCCTGAGGGCTATCGGTTCTTTGTCaaccttttccttctctcagACAAAGACAATGATGGTGGACTCAACGATGCCGAGTTAGCATCATTGTTCGCACCCACCCCTGGATTGCCGCCCTCTTGGGCTGACGGCTCATTTCCTTCATGCACTGTCAGAAACGAGGCTGGCCATGTCACTCTTCAGGGCTGGCTAGCACAGTGGAGTATGACAACCTTTACTTCTCCCAAGACGACTCTGGAATATCTAGCGTACTTGGGATTCGAGTCTTCAGATCGGAGCAACCCCTCCACGACCGCGGCTCTTAAGGTAACACGACCCCGTAAGCGGAGAAAACGTCCAGGACGCGTCGGTCGCAATGTCGTCCTTGGCCACATAGTCGGAGCTCCGGGGTCTGGCAAATCTGCCCTTCTCGATGCTTTTCTGTCCCGCGGATTTAGTACCACTTATCACCCCACAATTCAACCGCGTACCGCAGTCAACACGGTTGAGCTTCCAGGCGGAAAACAATGTTACCTGATCATGGATGAGCTCGGCGAGTTAGAACCTGCGATTCTTGAAAATCAAGCGAAGCTACTCGATCAGTGTGATGTGATCGTATACACATATGACTCGTCAGACCCCGATTCATTCGCATATATACCCGCTCTCAGGGCGAAGTATCCACACCTGGAGGAGCTTCCGAGTGTGTACATCGCACTCAAGGCTGACCTAGACCGTACAACCCAGCGCGCTGAACATCAGCCTCATGAATACACAGCTCTATTGAATATGCCTGGTCCGCCGCTTCATGTGAGCGTTACCTGGAGTTCCATTCAAGAGGTGTTTGTGCACATCGCAGAAGCCGCAATGGAACCGAGTACAGCATTCCCTCGGAGCGAGGAAGACGTCGAGGGCAAATGGATGTCGTGGGGAATTGCTCTCGGAGCTGTGGTTTGTGCgggagctgctgctgttatGATCTGGCGACGAGTCAGTGGTAGTGGAGTCTGA
- a CDS encoding carbon catabolite repressor creC (transcript_id=CADANIAT00004506) translates to MFVLPPPPPRYTVPVAYAAGASNGMAVPIVETNNIITHPEKGCPLQVGEGTYQLQDDLHLATPPPHPSEAPIINPNPLATVPNPPTSGVKLSLISLGLRNKTAFPSKVQVTARPFGDGNSALAAAPVKDPSKKRKPKNNIIKSSSSFVSRVIIHEATTKRLNDRDPEGLFAFANINRAFQWLDLSSKHKDEPLSKILFTKAHMISHDVNEITKSSAHIDVIMGSSAGDIFWYEPISQKYARINKNGIINSSPVTHIKWIPGSENFFIAAHENGQLVVYDKEKEDALFIPELPEQSAESVKPSRWSLQVLKSVNSKNQKANPVAVWRLANQKITQFAFSPDHRHLAVVLEDGTLRLMDYLQEEVLDVFRSYYGGFTCVCWSPDGKYIVTGGQDDLVTIWSLPERKIIARCQGHDSWVSAVAFDPWRCDERTYRIGSVGDDCNLLLWDFSVGMLHRPKVHHQTSARHRTSLIAPSSQQPNRHRADSSGNRMRSDSQRTAADSESAPDQPVQHPVESRARTALLPPIMSKAVGEDPICWLGFQEDTIMTSSLEGHIRTWDRPRENISDNYGDQKSSETLGTGKEAGHPASSMGSL, encoded by the exons ATGTT CGTCCTACCCCCACCTCCCCCTCGCTATACCGTCCCGGTAGCGTATGCGGCTGGAGCATCGAATGGTATGGCAGTTCCCATAGTGGAAACAAATAATATAATCACCCATCCGGAGAAGGGCTGCCCGCTTCAAGTCGGAGAAG GGACATACCAACTACAGGACGACCTGCATCTAGCTACCCCTCCCCCGCATCCCTCTGAAGCGCCGATCATAAACCCGAATCCACTCGCTACCGTCCCTAATCCTCCGACGTCCGGCGTCAAGTTATCATTGATTAGCCTTGGACTTCGAAATAAGACCGCTTTCCCGTCGAAAGTGCAAGTCACTGCACGACCATTCGGAGATGGAAATAGTGCTTTGGCGGCTGCCCCTGTCAAGGACCCCTCCAAGAAGCGAAAACCCAagaacaacatcatcaaGAGCAGTTCATCGTTTGTATCTCGGGTTATTATCCATGAGGCAACGACGAAGCGCTTAAATGACCGAGATCCAGAAGGACTGTTCGCGTTTGCGAACATCAATCGCGCGTTTCAATGGCTGGACCTCAGTTCAAAGCATAAAGACGAACCATTGTCGAAGATTCTTTTCACCAAGGCACATATGATAAGCCACGATGTCAATGAAATAACCAAAAGCTCGGCGCATATTGATGTGATCATGGGATCATCGGCCGGAGACATCTTTTGGTATGAGCCCATATCTCAGAAGTACGCGCGGATCAACAAGAACGGAATTATCAATAGTTCTCCAGTAACACATATTAAATGGATCCCGGGTTCAGAAAACTTCTTCATAGCGGCTCATGAAAATGGGCAGTTAGTGGTGTacgacaaggagaaggaagatgctCTTTTTATCCCAGAACTGCCCGAACAATCAGCAGAATCTGTGAAACCATCTCGCTGGTCACTGCAGGTATTGAAATCAGTCAACTCTAAAAACCAGAAGGCCAATCCGGTCGCGGTCTGGAGGTTAGCCAACCAGAAGATAACTCaatttgctttttccccGGACCACAGACATCTAGCTGTAGTCTTGGAAGATGGGACGTTACGGCTGATGGACTATCTTCAGGAAGA AGTCTTGGATGTTTTCCGAAGTTACTATGGCGGGTTTACTTGCGTTTGTTGGTCTCCAGACGGAAAGTATATTGTCACTGGTGGCCAAGATGACTTGGTAACAATATGGTCTCTACCGGAGCGCAAGATCATTGCACGGTGTCAAGGCCACGACTCGTGGGTTTCTGCCGTCGCGTTTGACCCCTGGCGATGTGATGAGCGGACATACAGAATTGGCAGCGTCGGTGATGATTGTAACCTACTGCTTTGGGACTTTAGCGTGGGTATGCTGCACCGCCCAAAAGTG CATCATCAAACCAGCGCTCGCCATCGAACAAGCCTAATTGCGCCAAGCTCACAACAACCAAACCGCCATAGAGCTGATAGCTCGGGAAACCGAATGAGGTCGGATTCTCAGCGAACCGCCGCGGACAGCGAGTCTGCTCCCGATCAACCTGTTCAACATCCCGTCGAGTCCAGAGCACGCACGGCATTATTGCCGCCGATTATG TCCAAAGCTGTCGGTGAAGACCCGATCTGTTGGCTCGGCTTCCAAGAGGATACAATCATGACATCTTCTCTAGAAG GCCACATTCGTACTTGGGATCGTCCTCGAGAAAATATCAGTGACAACTATGGGGATCAGAAGTCGTCCGAGACCCTCGGAACCGGTAAGGAAGCAGGCCACCCGGCATCGTCTATGGGATCACTTTGA
- a CDS encoding protein erv25 (transcript_id=CADANIAT00004507) has product MGSSRLAMRSALGLFFLLFVQISLALKFDIAAGKGERCIRNFVLKDQLVVVTAIVSGERGDGQMVNMHIKDSMGNDHGRPKDVIGETRQAFTSAGDTTFDVCFENTLVSRRGISNPHRSIELDVDIGADARDWSNIQAQEKLKPIETDLRRIEEIVAEVVSEMEYLRAREQKLRDTNESTNERVKWFAFGTMGMLVGLGVWQVIYLRAYFRSKHLI; this is encoded by the exons ATGGGGTCTTCCCGACTAGCGATGAGGTCGGCCCTCGGGCtattcttccttctttttgtgCAAATATCTTTGGCGCTCAAGTTCGATATCGCTGCTGGAAAGGGCGAACGATGTATTCGCAACTTCGTCCTGAAAGACCAGCTTGTCGTTGTTACTGCCATCGTGAGCGGCGAGAGGGGGGATGGTCAGATGGTCAACATGCAT ATCAAGGATTCAATGGGCAACGACCACGGAAGACCGAAGGATGTGATCGGTGAGACTCGTCAGGCGTTCACATCTGCTGGAGACACTACCTTTGACGTTTGCTTCGAGAATACGCTGGTTTCCCGCC GTGGAATCTCGAACCCGCACCGATCGATTGAGCTGGACGTCGACATCGGTGCCGACGCTCGTGACTGGTCAAACATTCAGGCCCaggagaagctcaagccGATTGAGACCGACCTTCGCCGCATTGAAGAGATCGTCGCTGAAGTTGTTAGTGAGATGGAATACCTCCGCGCTCGtgagcagaagctgcgggACACCAATGAGAGCACGAACGAGCGTGTGAAGTGGTTCGCTTTCGGCACAATGGGCATGCTGGTCGGACTCGGTGTCTGGCAGGTTATTTACCTGCGGGCTTACTTCCG ATCTAAGCACCTTATTTAG
- a CDS encoding succinate dehydrogenase assembly factor SDH5 (transcript_id=CADANIAT00004508) codes for MSTIRLVHRLVRPPMSHLSSTRSAARSFSAAFHPQANKDSDRAHSTTPQHRVNQTDKPPNPAVPSTTSTLTKDFPKAGEKNPPPDLLNSADPNYKPVDTYPGKVEHYTGGRQQHGAQKPELEVGEMEGITFKVEPLRRVGEDISTMRARLLYQSRKRGILESDLLLSTFADVYLADMNKEQLQEYDRFLDENDWDIYYWATQDPPAEGGAKSDVSKDTPTETWQRTGAKSGEWAQTVGAFKAAYRPVPSRWADSDILRLLRQHVRDNSANGFHAAKNRKTGGGGLNRMPNIQIFNN; via the exons ATGTCCACAATTCGGTTGGTCCACCGCCTTGTGCGGCCGCCAATGTCGCATCTCTCATCCACGAGATCCGCGGCTCGTTCATTTAGTGCGGCATTTCACCCGCAAGCCAACAAGGATAGTGATCGAGCTCACTCGACTACACCGCAGCACCGGGTGAACCAAACGGACAAGCCTCCCAATCCAGCTGTGCCGAGTACGACCTCAACATTGACCAAGGATTTccccaaagctggagagaagaatcCTCCACCAGATCTCCTAAACTCAGCCGATCCGAACTACAAGCCTGTGGATACTTACCCCGGGAAAGTTGAACACTACACGGGAGGCAGACAGCAGCATGGAGCGCAGAAGCCAGAACTTGAGGTTGGTGAGATGGAGGGCATCACGTTCAAGGTTGAGCCACTGAGGCGGGTTGGGGAGGATATATCAACCATGAGGGCTCGCCTGCTGT ACCAGAGTCGGAAGCGAGGTATTCTCGAGTCCGACCTGCTGTTGTCTACTTTTGCCGACGTTTATTTAGCCGACATGAACAAGGAGCAGCTGCAAGAATACGATCGGTTCCTTGACGAGAATGACTGGGACATCTACTACTGGGCGACCCAGGATCCCCCGGCTGAGGGCGGCGCTAAATCAGACGTTTCCAAGGACACCCCAACCGAAACATGGCAACGCACCGGGGCCAAAAGTGGCGAGTGGGCGCAAACAGTTGGTGCCTTTAAGGCTGCGTACCGGCCAGTACCGTCGCGATGGGCGGACTCTGATATCCTGAGACTATTGAGACAGCATGTTCGGGATAACAGTGCCAATGGTTTCCATGCGGCAAAGAACAGGAAGACGGGCGGAGGTGGCTTGAACAGAATGCCTaacatccagatcttcaacaaCTGA
- the cpcB gene encoding guanine nucleotide-binding protein subunit beta (transcript_id=CADANIAT00004509), with the protein MAEQLVLRGTLEGHNGWVTSLATSLENPNMLLSGSRDKTLIIWNLTRDEQAYGYPKRSLEGHSHIVSDCVISSDGAYALSASWDKSLRLWELSSGQTTRTFVGHTNDVLSVSFSADNRQIVSGSRDRTIKLWNTLGDCKYTITDKGHTEWVSCVRFSPNPQNPVIVSAGWDKLVKVWELASCRLQTDHIGHTGYINTVTISPDGSLCASGGKDGVTMLWDLNESKHLYSLHAGDEIHALVFSPNRYWLCAATSSSITIFDLEKKSKVDELKPEYIEKGKKSREPECVSLAWSADGQTLFAGYTDNKIRAWGVMSRA; encoded by the exons ATGGCTGAGCAGCTGGTCCTTCGCGGCACCCTTGAGGGTCACAATGGCTGGGTTACTTCCCTGGCTACCTCTCTGGAGAA CCCCAACATGCTGCTCTCTGGCAGTCGCGACAAGACCCTGATCATCTGGAACCTGACCCGCGACGAGCAGGCCTACGGTTACCCCAAGCGCAGCCTTGAGGGTCACTCTCACATCGTCTCCGACTGT GTGATCTCCTCCGACGGTGCCTACGCTCTGTCCGCCTCTTGGGACAAGTCCCTCCGCCTCTGGGAGCTTTCCTCCGGCCAGACCACCCGGACGTTCGTTGGTCACACCAACGACGTTCtctccgtttccttctccgccgacAACCGCCAGATCGTTTCCGGCTCCCGTGACCgcaccatcaagctctggaaCACTCTTGGAGACTGCAAGTACACCATCACCGACAAGGGCCACACCGAGTGGGTTTCGTGCGTGCGCTTCAGCCCCAACCCCCAGAACCCTGTCATCGTCTCCGCTGGCTGGGACAAACTCGTCAAG gtTTGGGAACTCGCTTCCTGCCGCCTCCAGACCGACCACATCGGTCACACTGGCTACATCAACACCGTCACCATTTCCCCCGATGGATCCCTCTGTGCCTCCGGTGGTAAGGACGGTGTCACTATGCTCTGGGATCTCAACGAGTCCAAGCACCTCTACTCTCTCCACGCCGGTGATGAGATTCACGCCCTTGTCTTCTCCCCCAACCGCTACTGGCTCTGCGCTGctaccagcagcagcatcaccatcttcgacctcgagaagaagagcaaggtcGACGAGCTCAAGCCCGAGTACATtgagaagggcaagaagagccGCGAGCCCGAGTGTGTTTCTCTCGCCTGGTCCGCTGATGGCCAGACTCTTTTCGCTGGTTACACTGACAACAAGATCCGCGCTTGGGGTGTCATGTCGAGGGCGTAG
- a CDS encoding TPR domain protein (transcript_id=CADANIAT00004510) yields the protein MMLSAAAARRTSCAFPRNSRTPATLPSRTIAFSYRRPLQHLPKPQPSNRYNQFRSPFPALPRHVLAFPPQTRSLSYFQRTRLGLRQASKGIWRKYPVLLPFAILGVVGSTLFFAYIVYIEVTHNAPQYHKFPPEVVKPLRQAVYYTDVVLQPQTAMKYYKEALKAAAQVGLHPFSDEVLGIKLQVADMLERSGNVVPAVKVLENTKKEILQYVEFGRKRAAEQKKAQDEHKKKFENESKQRHAQTDIKLEIDNPDFIDTYEQMKAMDEYDQQQQDKAMKKAVGISLKLGQLYASDHIQDLKKSEAAHESAIELSMNELKYRQSTGLPLSNPNPNAENELTPWLTRRDAAMALTNLAQTYGELDKHDLALPVFLRALELLREDEGPKPTAFQFYLLGIIASTLNVQSLKPLRADDPDAARNHLVGHAREWAMTANKIMDKIPDNEKDESYLLGCISVKNTLGQLAERQGELEEAEKYYREAIDTAKVYASHSTMVDPRHEEVVDDLRAAVERVSKR from the coding sequence ATGATgctcagcgcagcagcagcgcgccGCACAAGCTGCGCCTTTCCTCGCAACTCCCGGACACCCGCAACACTACCATCAAGAACTATCGCATTCTCCTACCGGCGACCATTGCAACACCTGCCTAAACCACAGCCTTCGAATCGATATAATCAATTTCGGTCACCATTTCCTGCCCTCCCCCGCCATGTCCTTGCTTTCCCGCCACAAACGCGATCGCTCTCCTACTTTCAGCGCACCCGACTCGGCCTACGACAAGCATCTAAGGGTATATGGCGCAAGTACCCTGTCCTTCTGCCATTCGCAATCCTTGGCGTCGTTGGCTCTACATTGTTTTTCGCATACATCGTCTACATTGAGGTGACGCACAACGCGCCCCAGTATCACAAGTTCCCCCCCGAGGTTGTAAAGCCTCTACGCCAGGCAGTATACTACACAGATGTGGTTCTCCAACCGCAAACCGCGATGAAGTATTACAAAGAGGCTCTGAAGGCTGCGGCACAAGTAGGCTTGCACCCGTTCTCTGACGAAGTGTTGGGGATAAAACTGCAAGTGGCGGACATGTTGGAAAGGTCAGGGAACGTGGTGCCGGCTGTCAAGGTGCTGGAAAATACGAAAAAGGAGATTTTGCAGTATGTTGAATTCGGGCGGAAAAGAGCAGCggaacagaagaaagcaCAAGATGAGCacaagaagaagttcgagaATGAGTCAAAACAGAGGCACGCTCAAACAGACATTAAACTCGAGATTGACAATCCCGATTTCATCGATACGTACGAGCAGATGAAAGCAATGGACGAATACgaccaacaacagcaagACAAGGCTATGAAAAAAGCCGTTGGGATCTCACTAAAGCTTGGGCAACTCTACGCCAGCGACCACATCCAGGATCTTAAAAAATCCGAGGCTGCCCACGAATCCGCCATTGAGCTGAGCATGAACGAGCTCAAATACCGACAAAGCACTGGTCTTCCCCTCAGCAACCCCAACCCGAACGCCGAAAATGAACTAACACCGTGGTTGACCCGGCGAGATGCTGCAATGGCTCTTACCAATTTGGCCCAAACTTACGGAGAATTGGACAAGCACGACTTGGCCCTCCCGGTCTTCCTGCGTGCTTTAGAACTACTccgcgaagatgaaggcccAAAACCGACCGCTTTTCAGTTCTACCTGCTAGGCATTATTGCGTCCACACTCAACGTTCAATCGCTGAAGCCTCTTCGAGCGGACGATCCCGATGCCGCGCGCAATCATCTAGTTGGCCATGCCAGGGAATGGGCAATGACTGCTAATAAAATAATGGACAAGATTCCCGACAATGAGAAAGACGAGTCATATCTCTTGGGGTGTATATCTGTTAAGAACACCCTAGGTCAGCTTGCTGAGCGGCAgggcgagctggaagaggcggaAAAGTACTACAGGGAAGCAATTGATACTGCTAAGGTTTATGCCAGTCACTCGACAATGGTTGACCCACGACATGAGGAGGTGGTTGATGATTTAAGAGCAGCTGTGGAAAGAGTATCGAAGAGATAA
- a CDS encoding SOS response-associated peptidase (transcript_id=CADANIAT00004511) — translation MCGRYALGVRMSFIRRRMQEQGMSVDEAPEDDDIRYTYNFAPGNVGAIYRADIPDHNKGAEPHPDQEQTESTEPALSETDSSPPVNYKLQGMKWSLVPFWTKRLLDYGTLMRTINCRDDSLVDDRGMWTSMKRKKRCVVVCQGYYEWLKKGPGGKDRIPHYTRRKDGDLMYFAGLWDCVTYEGSEEKLYTFTIITTSARPSLSWLHDRMPVILDPKTEAWDAWLDPKRTSWSKELQAVLKPYEGELDCYQVPKEVGKVGNNSPNFIVPVDSKENKSNIANFFLNAKSKTELTKDEGEGVPAEKKDDTAHSVSGVKREHPHNADAEAEEDPKRRKTLSPDSSSKQPSKSGIATKPKQMRSATHNQKSLKRPEPKKTTTGTPRITNFFSK, via the exons ATGTGTGGTCGGTACGCCCTAGGCGTA CGAATGAGTTTCATCCGACGGCGCATGCAAGAACAAGGCATGTCAGTCGATGAAGCgcccgaggatgatgatataAGATATACATACAACTTCGCACCGGGGAACGTCGGTGCCATTTATCGTGCTGACATCCCAGACCACAACAAGGGTGCCGAGCCTCACCCCGACCAGGAACAGACGGAGTCAACTGAACCCGCCTTATCGGAGACAGATAGTAGCCCTCCAGTCAATTACAAGCTTCAGGGTATGAAATGGAGCCTTGTCCCATTCTGGACGAAGCGGCTGCTGGATTATGGGACACTCATGCGGACTATCAATTGCCGAGATGACTCGCTGGTCGATGATCGCGGAATGTGGACATCTatgaagcggaagaagcgcTGTGTTGTTGTTTGTCAAGGGTACTATGagtggctgaagaaggggCCTGGAGGGAAGGATAGGATCCCGCATTATACCCGGCGCAAGGACGGAGATTTGATGTATTTCGCTGGACTCTGGGACTGCGTTACGTATGAGG GATCCGAGGAGAAGCTTTATACGTTCACCATCATCACGACCTCAGCACGTCCATCGCTGAGCTGGCTTCATGACAGAATGCCGGTGATACTGGACCCAAAAACTGAGGCCTGGGATGCTTGGTTAGATCCTAAACGGACGAGTTGGTCAAAGGAGCTGCAGGCGGTCCTTAAGCCTTACGAAGGAGAGTTGGACTGCTATCAGGTTCCGAAAGAGGTTGGAAAAGTTGGGAACAACTCGCCGAATTTCATAGTACCAGTCGACAGTAAAGAAAATAAGAGCAACATTGCGAATTTTTTTCTGAATGCGAAGAGCAAGACCGAACTGACGAAGGATGAAGGCGAGGGAGTCCCTGCCGAGAAAAAAGATGATACCGCGCATTCTGTCTCAGGAGTCAAGAGGGAACATCCTCACAATGCGGAtgctgaagcggaagaggatCCAAAGAGACGCAAGACACTTTCACCTGATTCTTCCTCAAAACAGCCTTCGAAATCGGGTATTGCTACGAAACCAAAACAAATGCGCAGTGCAACGCATAACCAGAAGTCGCTGAAAAGGCCAGAGCCGAAAAAGACGACTACTGGTACACCGCGAATAACAAACTTCTTCTCTAAATAA